The Ignavibacteria bacterium DNA segment ACCTCTTTCAAGGTAATATTATGTCTCTTTAATTATGTTGGGCTATATAGTAAAAGTATTGCGCTTAGGAGTAAAATAAACTGGATTGTTTATTGGGGTATACAAAAGGTTGGAGTTGAAATAGCTAAAAAGCTAAAATTGAACACGGGAAATATAAGTGAAGACTTCAAATTACAAACTTGCCCAGACTGTGGTGTAATTCCTGGAGAAATACATAAAGAAGGATGCGATGTAGAAAGGTGTAGTGCATGCGGTGAGCAGCGCCTGCTCGAACATTTGACAGGTACTCAGTGTAAAGAGCATGATCCAGGATTTGCCAGGTGGACTGGCTTCTGGCCCGGAAGTCTTGAATCTGATGCCTTGGGAATTGACATGAACACGCTTTTAGTTTCAGGATTGGATAAAAAGCTATTTGTTAAACCAAAGAAATAATTAATCAAAAAAACGGATAACAGATAACCAATAAAAATAAATAGAAGAAATTGTGTTTTATTGACCAGCACACAAGTCCTTCTATTACGAATCTGATCTGTTGATAAATAAATTACCGGCCGGTAAGCCTTATAGTATGGTATAAGGATATTATAAAGAACCATTTTCGTAAACAAATTATGAGGGTAGTATGACTGCCTCTGAACAACAACTTAAAATGTATTCTTATTCCAAAGCCGCAAGGCTTATGAATATAGGACGCGATACTCTAAAGAAACTGATAGCTCAAGGGCTTATCGGCACGGTAAAAATAGGCAAGCGTAATAAAATTACCCATGCTGAGCTTATAAGGTTTCAGAATGAGAAAACAGTTAGAGCTGAAACTATAACTAATAAACCAACTGAAAGTAGAGAGTTGTGGGAACAGTTCTTCGGAAGAAAAAAGGATATTAGTAAACAAATAGACAGTAAA contains these protein-coding regions:
- a CDS encoding helix-turn-helix domain-containing protein; this encodes MTASEQQLKMYSYSKAARLMNIGRDTLKKLIAQGLIGTVKIGKRNKITHAELIRFQNEKTVRAETITNKPTESRELWEQFFGRKKDISKQIDSKSLLDKIIRS